In bacterium, the genomic stretch GACGAAGAAGGTGTGAAGGAATTTGTATGTACAGCCCTTACAAAATACGGATATAAGATATTTCAGGCTTCAACTTTAGCTGCAGCGAGGGAACAATTGGAACAAAGGAGTGCATTTTTTGACCTTGTTTTGTGTGATGTAGTGCTTCCTGACGGGAACGGCCTTAACCTTCTTGAAGAGAAATATTTTACTGACCTGTCAATCCCTATTATTTTCTCCAGCGGTTATACCGGGGAAAAGTCGAGATGGGAAACAATAAGGGACAAGGGCATACCTTTTATACAAAAACCTTTTACTGTTAATGAATTACTTGTTAAAATAAAGGATACTTTTTCCTTATAAAAAATAGTTTTATGAAGAATAAAAAGATAATATCAACTATTGGTGGGAATGATTACAAAAATGCAGTTAGCGGATTTTTGTCAAATTATTCAATAACTGCTAATATTGCTGAATTATCTGTTTTGCATGAGATAGTCAAAAAGTTTTCGAAATTCCCCTATGAAAACCTAAGTAAAATAATAAAAAACAGAAAAACAGAGGGGCTTAATAAATTACGGCTTCCGGAAGAAGTGTTTGAAGAAAATCGTGAATACAATTTTGGAGGAACTTGCTTTTCATTAACGTTTTATTTGAAGAAAATTCTTGTATCTGCAGGATTTAGCACGTATCCTGTGCTGGCAGATATGAAATGGGGGAAAAATGTCCACTGCAGTCTGGTGGTGCTCCTTGATGGAGTGAAATATCTTGTTGACCCGGGTTACCTGATTACAACTCCAATGGAGATAAACAAGTTAAAACCAAAAATGTACAAGACGGAATTTTCCGGAGTGGAATTGATTTTCAGAAGAGACAGCAGAAGAGTTGAACTGTATACTTTTAATTCAGCCGATAGAAAATGGCGCTACTCGTTTGAAGATAAACCCGTAACTGAAGATGAGTTCGCAAAAGCGTGGCTGGAATCATTCAGTTTAAAGACAATGAAAGGCCTGTGTCTAAACAAGGTTGAAAA encodes the following:
- a CDS encoding arylamine N-acetyltransferase; the protein is MKNKKIISTIGGNDYKNAVSGFLSNYSITANIAELSVLHEIVKKFSKFPYENLSKIIKNRKTEGLNKLRLPEEVFEENREYNFGGTCFSLTFYLKKILVSAGFSTYPVLADMKWGKNVHCSLVVLLDGVKYLVDPGYLITTPMEINKLKPKMYKTEFSGVELIFRRDSRRVELYTFNSADRKWRYSFEDKPVTEDEFAKAWLESFSLKTMKGLCLNKVENNTRIYIHNTFMREENFNTKKNYKIKNNLHQTIYDRFGIKTDLVEEAMEYVKELSLSKE